CAGAAGTACTAGTTACTAAGGGTGATATTATTCATCGTGACAAGGTGTTGCAGATGCGATTGAATGCGATCCGCAAGATTTCTTTTGCCGAAAGCGTCACCTATAAGGGTGAGATTGATCTCATTTACGAGCGCTACGAGAGCCAGGCTAAGGTAGTGAAAAAACGATATGAGGCCCGGATTGAACGCTTGCGCAAGGGCGACGATCTGCCACCTGGCGTTATCAAGATGGTCAAGATATATGTTGCCAAAAAGCGTAAGCTGTCAGTTGGTGATAAAATGGCCGGTCGCCATGGTAATAAGGGTGTTGTTTCCAGAATCTTACCGGAAGAGGATATGCCGTACTTTGCTGATGGCACACCAGTTGATATTGTTCTAAATCCTCTCGGTGTACCATCTCGTATGCACTTTGGTGAGGTGCTTAAAACTCATTTGGGCTTGGCTGCAAAGAAACTTGGTGAACAGCTATTTGAGTTCGGTCAGCGACAAGAGGTCACTGCTGTTAAGGACAAACTCCAGAAGATCTACTCGGAGGATGAATATAAACAGTTGACTGACGGACTGAGCGACCAGGACATTTTAGACATGACCGTGAAGATGAAGAAGGGATTGCACATGGCAACACCCGTCTTCGATGGCGCTCAGGAGACAGAGATACGATCCCTTCTGGTCGAGTCAGGAATGAGTGAGGTCGGTCAGAGTTACTTATATGATGGTTTGACAGGGGAGCAGTTCGATAACCCAATCACCGTCGGGACAATGTATATCATTAAATTACATCACTTAGTCGATGATAAAATTCATGCGAGATCGACAGGTCCATATTCACTTGTTACCCAACAACCTCTTGGAGGTAAAGCGCAGTTCGGTGGGCAGCGTTTGGGGGAAATGGAAGTGTGGGCAATGGAAGCCTATGGCGCTGCATATACCCTGCAGGAATTCTTGACGGTAAAGTCAGATGACGTTGGCGGACGGACCAAGATGTATGAAAAAATAGTTAAGGGCAATAACTTCCTTGAGGCAGGGTTACCTGAATCGTTCTATGTTTTGGTTAAGGAACTTCAGGGACTCTGTCTTGATATGGAGTTGCTGGACGAGTGATAACCGCCTTATCTCCTGATGAGGAGATGGATCTTATGTTGTGGTAGTTTTTTGCTAAACCGTACGCTCAAAGAGAGCCAGTTGCAACAGAGAGACACTGAGATTCGAGTGGTCACTGAAACAGATTGGTTGAGAAGTCAAGTGAGCGGACGTTACTTTATAACGAAATAGGGGTGTGCCGTGGACGAACTTTTTAGTTTTTTTTCCAAAGCAAAGGCGCCGGTAAAATTTAATACGGTCAGAATATCAATTGCATCGCCAGAAAAAATCATGGACTGGTCTCACGGGGAGGTACTTAAACCTGAGACCATAAATTACCGAACGTTTAAGCCTGAACGTGATGGATTATTTTGTGCTAAAATCTTCGGTCCTGTCAAGGACTACGAATGTAACTGCGGTAA
This genomic window from Desulfobulbaceae bacterium contains:
- a CDS encoding DNA-directed RNA polymerase subunit beta, which translates into the protein EVLVTKGDIIHRDKVLQMRLNAIRKISFAESVTYKGEIDLIYERYESQAKVVKKRYEARIERLRKGDDLPPGVIKMVKIYVAKKRKLSVGDKMAGRHGNKGVVSRILPEEDMPYFADGTPVDIVLNPLGVPSRMHFGEVLKTHLGLAAKKLGEQLFEFGQRQEVTAVKDKLQKIYSEDEYKQLTDGLSDQDILDMTVKMKKGLHMATPVFDGAQETEIRSLLVESGMSEVGQSYLYDGLTGEQFDNPITVGTMYIIKLHHLVDDKIHARSTGPYSLVTQQPLGGKAQFGGQRLGEMEVWAMEAYGAAYTLQEFLTVKSDDVGGRTKMYEKIVKGNNFLEAGLPESFYVLVKELQGLCLDMELLDE